TTATCTACTTGGTCATAAAAGCAAACAAGCTGGATGTAATAAAACACTCACATTTGATCGTGCTCTCAAAAATCATGCGCTATTTCAAATTCTTTGAAATCGGAAGTTTGTTGTGTCACTCGTCACTGTAACCCTTGATACCGATTTTTCCACCAGTTTTTCCTCTCACCTCAAGGCAGTTCCCCGCCGATTTTTTGATCGTCCTTTCTGCGTTTGATCTATTTTCTCAACCATCTGCCGTCCGTTGATGCACCCGTTGTGTACGGTTTTATCCGAAAAGCCCGTAAAACCCAACAGCTTTAGCGTTGGGAGTAGTCACCCATTAAGCCTTGACAGTAATGTGAGAATTGATTATCATTTCTTCATGCAAAGAGCGAATCAACAGCAGAGAGCGAAACAGCAGCTGACCGTCTTGCGAGCCCTTAGCGAAGCGGATGGCCCCCTATCCGCCAGGGAACTGTGGAGCCGCCTGAGCGGAAGCGGAGAGAGTGTCGGTCTCGCCACGGTATATC
This window of the Gemmatimonadota bacterium genome carries:
- a CDS encoding transcriptional repressor — its product is MQRANQQQRAKQQLTVLRALSEADGPLSARELWSRLSGSGESVGLATVYRALQRGVEEGTLESVEGLGRGVRYEPKDREHHHHFLCS